A genomic region of Micromonospora sp. NBC_01796 contains the following coding sequences:
- a CDS encoding VOC family protein, whose product MTNEVTVPLLPCASIDDIETFYRVLGFSTTYKQRKPNPCVALQREDLHLQFFEIAGFDPEHSYGSCLVITPDIAELHRAFATGMRDAYGKVLVSGMPRMTRPRARKNADGLGGFSVVDPGGNWIRVFQNPATMPTSAPASAGRLAKALANAVVLADSKGDAGQAVRILDSALARPQADDDPVTHVEVLVYRAELALALHDRETATEMLARVEHVALDADETGRAAPTFEIAADLAAALRGVRGAVEV is encoded by the coding sequence ATGACCAACGAGGTGACCGTTCCCCTGCTGCCCTGCGCGTCGATTGACGACATCGAGACCTTCTACCGGGTTCTCGGCTTCAGCACCACGTATAAGCAGCGCAAACCCAACCCCTGCGTGGCACTGCAACGTGAAGACCTGCACCTGCAATTCTTCGAGATCGCCGGGTTCGACCCAGAGCATTCCTACGGCTCCTGTCTCGTGATCACCCCGGACATCGCGGAACTGCACCGGGCTTTCGCTACCGGCATGCGGGACGCGTACGGCAAAGTCCTGGTGTCCGGAATGCCGCGGATGACCCGGCCCAGGGCTCGAAAGAACGCCGACGGGCTGGGCGGATTCAGCGTCGTCGACCCGGGCGGCAACTGGATCCGCGTCTTCCAGAACCCCGCCACGATGCCCACGTCAGCCCCCGCATCCGCCGGACGACTCGCCAAAGCGCTGGCGAACGCCGTCGTGCTGGCCGACTCCAAGGGTGACGCCGGCCAGGCAGTCCGCATCCTCGACAGCGCGTTGGCTCGCCCGCAGGCCGACGACGACCCCGTCACACACGTAGAGGTTCTGGTGTACCGCGCAGAACTGGCTCTGGCGCTCCATGACCGGGAGACCGCAACGGAGATGCTGGCCCGCGTCGAGCACGTCGCGCTGGACGCAGACGAGACCGGGAGGGCGGCACCGACCTTCGAGATCGCTGCCGACCTCGCAGCGGCGCTGCGAGGAGTTCGGGGTGCAGTGGAGGTGTAG
- a CDS encoding aldo/keto reductase, translating into MTSTVFRFDQGLAVRRLGFGAMHLPTEPGPAHEAALTVVRRAVELGVTLIDTAYLYGGGANEELLAEALHPYPDGLLITTKVGVARSGAGGEWKLDGRPAVLRTQVEQGLRRLRLERIELLQLHRIDPETPLADQLGTLRDLRAEGKIGRIGLSEVTVAELDQARRIVDVASVQNRYNVLDREHEPVLEACERAGIAFLPWRPVAAGSSGAKAEIAAVAAEVGATPTQVLLAWLLGRSPVMLPIPGTARLDHLEENLAAEGLHLGQTHRARLDRLHEPA; encoded by the coding sequence ATGACATCGACCGTGTTTCGTTTCGACCAGGGCCTGGCGGTACGGCGGCTGGGGTTCGGTGCCATGCACCTGCCCACCGAGCCGGGTCCTGCCCACGAAGCCGCTCTGACGGTGGTCCGGCGGGCTGTCGAACTCGGCGTCACGCTGATCGACACCGCCTACCTGTACGGCGGGGGAGCCAACGAGGAACTTCTTGCCGAGGCCCTGCATCCCTATCCGGACGGGCTGCTCATCACCACGAAGGTCGGTGTCGCACGCTCCGGCGCTGGGGGCGAATGGAAGCTGGACGGGCGCCCGGCGGTCCTGCGTACGCAGGTCGAGCAGGGATTGCGCCGGCTGCGGTTGGAGCGGATCGAGCTGCTCCAGCTACATCGGATCGATCCGGAGACACCGCTCGCCGACCAGCTCGGCACACTGCGCGATCTGAGGGCCGAGGGAAAGATCGGCCGGATCGGACTTTCCGAGGTCACCGTCGCCGAACTCGACCAGGCACGGCGGATCGTCGACGTGGCGAGTGTGCAGAACAGGTACAACGTGCTCGATCGCGAGCATGAGCCCGTACTCGAAGCCTGTGAGCGGGCGGGGATCGCGTTCCTGCCGTGGCGGCCGGTCGCGGCAGGTTCGTCGGGAGCGAAGGCGGAGATCGCGGCGGTGGCGGCCGAGGTCGGTGCCACACCCACCCAGGTTTTGCTCGCGTGGCTGCTGGGCCGGTCGCCGGTGATGCTCCCGATTCCGGGTACCGCTCGGCTGGACCACCTGGAGGAAAATCTCGCCGCGGAAGGGCTCCACCTGGGCCAGACCCATCGCGCCCGCCTGGACCGGCTGCACGAGCCGGCGTAG
- a CDS encoding VOC family protein — MTTQLFALCFDANDPLRVGQFWAGVLGWELADDPHDGIALLPSDDTGFRLRFLPSREQKTGPNRIHFDLTSASLDQQQQTVATALKLGARHIDVGQLPDEDHVVLADPEGNEFCVIEPGNNFLAECGFIGALSSDGSQRVGYFWSEALGWPLVWDQDQETAIRSPYGGPKITWGGPPLMPKTGKNRLHFDLAPPADGDQQVEVDRLLSLGATRIDTGQDDVGRVLLADPDGNEFCVLTPRKGHA; from the coding sequence ATGACCACCCAACTTTTTGCGCTCTGTTTTGACGCCAACGACCCACTCCGTGTCGGGCAATTCTGGGCCGGTGTCCTGGGCTGGGAGTTGGCCGACGATCCCCACGACGGCATCGCCCTCCTGCCGAGCGACGACACCGGGTTCCGGCTCCGATTTCTCCCGAGCCGGGAGCAGAAGACCGGCCCGAACAGGATCCACTTCGATCTGACGAGCGCGTCCCTCGATCAGCAGCAGCAGACGGTGGCGACGGCACTCAAGCTCGGCGCGCGGCACATCGACGTCGGCCAACTCCCCGACGAGGATCACGTGGTGCTCGCCGACCCCGAGGGCAATGAGTTCTGCGTCATCGAGCCGGGCAACAACTTCCTAGCCGAGTGCGGATTCATCGGCGCGCTCTCGTCCGACGGTTCGCAGCGGGTCGGCTACTTCTGGAGCGAGGCGCTGGGCTGGCCATTGGTCTGGGACCAGGACCAGGAGACCGCGATCCGCTCCCCGTACGGCGGTCCGAAGATCACCTGGGGCGGCCCGCCCCTGATGCCGAAAACCGGGAAGAACCGGCTGCATTTCGACCTCGCTCCACCGGCCGACGGTGACCAGCAAGTGGAGGTCGACCGTCTCCTCTCCCTCGGGGCCACCCGAATCGACACCGGCCAGGACGACGTCGGCCGGGTGCTGTTGGCCGACCCCGACGGCAACGAGTTCTGCGTCCTGACCCCTCGGAAGGGCCATGCCTGA